DNA from Bos javanicus breed banteng chromosome 1, ARS-OSU_banteng_1.0, whole genome shotgun sequence:
AGAAGTGCGCCACCACGCGCGGCCGGGACCCAGCGTGGGAGCTGCGGTAGTCAGCGCGCTCCACACGAAAGGCGCCCGCAGCCTCGCCCAGCTCCTCGCCCAACTCGCGATTCAGCCCGTCCTCCAAGCTGCCGTCGCGCAAGTCCACgaagccgccagggaagcccaggcgcCCATCAAAGCGCATCTGCATCTGTGGAAAAGGGAAGCTGGGATGGCCGGGGACGCCCAAGGCGGCCTGgccgcggggcgggggcgggcggtGGCCGGGAGCGCCCCCTCCTCACCAGCACGGCGTAGCGTAGCGGAATGCGGCCAAAGAGCAGCCCTGGGTCCGGTGCGTAGAGCAGCGCGTGGCACGCGTGCCGCCAGCCCGGCCCCAGATGCAGGGCTTCCGACAGCTCAAGCCTACGCATACCGGCCATGGCCTGCCTTCCCCAGCTCTGCGGCGCGGAAGGCCCAGATAGGCAGCCGTGGGCCACCAGAACCAATCTCTGCAGggcccggggcggggcgcggTGGTACGGACCAATCCCTGCAGGGCCCTGCGGCCAGGGCCAATCCCTGCGGGGCTCGGGCGGGACGCGGCAGCGGCCGCAGCCAATCAGAGCGGGACCTGTGGGACACCTGGAAAGTGGCCCTGGGCCGGGGCGGGTGCTGCAGGAGTGGCGGGATTCTGGACGCGGAAGGACTCCCGTGATAGTGCTGCAGTCACAGTCTAGCTTAAGGGTACTTCACCAGTGTTGGGATTGCTGAGTCGTGCGCAGAGGTTTTCTGCCTGCGTAGAGTTTATCTAATTAGGGACAGGGATGCGTCCTGGGAGCCACACCTGGTTAGTCTAGATGGTTCCCCGGGCCTGCGGTGGAAGGGAATAGAGCAGAATTGGCTCAGAGCCTCGACCTATCCTGTACAGTGGGGACAGAGATGGGTTTAAGAGCCATCCTGAGGGTGGTACTGCAGGGACTTAATAGCTGATtgagtgggtggggagggatacTTTGCCAGCGTGATGGCAGGGTTTCCGGCCTGAATGGATGGCGCTGTCACTTTCTGGGATGGGTATTATAGGATGCGGTGTGGGGGTGTAGTTCTGGTCAGGGCTTGGGGGTGGCGGTAAGTGGTGGATAGAATGGACAAGACCCCGAGATTTTCCCAGAAAGGGCTGTGTTTGAAACCCCTGTGGGcgcaggaaggagagagagcaagagtCATAGGTAGAAGTGTCCAAGGCTTTCTAGGCTCAGACCactgaaggaaggaaggtggggaACAGCCCACCCCCAGAACTGGAGGCTCCTCAGCGCCTGATGCTGAGTGAGGAACAGGGGTTCAGGATCCCTCATCCTAAACCTCTACACCTTTTTTCAGGCTCTGCATTCTATGTAGGTTCTCTCTTCATCAGCAGTCGGTATTTATTATGCAAAGGATAGGAGGAGTCAGCTTCTAGAGAGGCTGGGCTTGGAGTACAGCCTGTAAATGACAGCATGTGGTAAGAAAAAGCCCAAGAACCCTCCCAGACACAGGCTGGCTTTAACAAAAGTCAGTCAACTCTCTCTGTTAAGTAGAACGAATACCAGCCTATTAGGCTTcctcaaagcctttgactgtgtggatcacaataaactgtggaaaattctgaaagagataggaataccagaccacctgacctgcctcttgagaaatctgtatgcaggtcaggaagcaacagttagaactggacatggaacaatagactggttccaaataggaaaaggagtacatcaaggctgtatgttgtcaccctacttatttaacttctatgcagagcacatcatgagaaacactggactggaagaaacacaagctggaatcaagattgctgggaaaaatatcaataacctcagatatgcagatgacaccacccttatggcagaaagtgaagaggaactaaaaagcctcttgattaaagtgaaagtggagagtgaaaaagttggcttaaagctcaacattcagaaaatgaagatcatggcatccgatcccatcacttcatgggaaatagatggggaaacagtggaaacagtgtcagactttattttggggggctccaaaatcactgcaggtggtgactgcagccatgaaattaaaagacgcttactccttggaaggaaagttatgtccaacctagatagcgtattcaaaagcagagacattactttgccaacaaaggtccgtgtagtcaaggctatggtttttccagtggtcatgtatggatgtgagagttgggactgtgaagaaggctgagcaccgaagaattgatgcttttgaactgtggtgttggagaagactcttgagagtcccttggactgcaaggagatccaaccagtccattctgaaggagatcagccctgggatttctttggaaggaatgatgctaaagctgaaactccagtacgttggccacctcatgcgaagagttgactcattggaaaagactctgatcctgggaggggttgggggcaggaggagaaggggacgacagaggatgagatggctggatggcatcactgactcgatggacgtgagtctgagtaaactctggaagttggtcatggacagggaggcctggtgtgctgcgattcatggggtcgcaaagagtcgaacatgactgagtgactgaactgactgaactgaggtggctcagtggtaaagaatctgcctgccaatgcaggggacacaagagatgcaggtttgacccctgggtggggaagatcccatggaggagggcatggtaacccatgccagtattcttgccaggataatcccatggacagaggagcctgggagactgaagtccatggggttgcaaagagcctaATACTGAGCAGGTAGGCACATACCAACCTATTGGGGATATTAAGAGACTTAGAGCACTCAGAACAGTGCTAGGCACAGCAAATGTAGCTATCTTTGGAGTTCAGGGTGGGCCAGAGAGCTGTGTAAAGGCTGGCACTTGGAGCTCACCAGGCCTCAGCATGGGGTAggttggggtagggggtgggggtggagtgagGGATCATCTTTCCTAGCTTAGTCTTCTTAATAAATGGCAGAGATGGCATCTACTGACAGAGGCAATTGAATCAAAGTGATGAAACTGTATGTGTGATATAAGTCATTCCCCTCTTAGAGTTctagaaaatttaagaaatttccagGGGTCTAGAAATTGCCAAGGTTAAACAATTAAACTTTGCAAAAAGCTAATAAAGACTGCCAATTccagaatgtaaattggtgtagccactgaggaaaacagtacaatgttttctcaaaaaactgaaaatagagctgccatatgacccaacaattccactcctggatatatatccaaaaacaagacaaagacaaacaaacacttattgaaattgaaaaagatacatgcactccagtgttcgtggaagcattatttacaattgtcgACCAACCagaatgtccactgacagacaagtggataaagaagatgtggtataaatacaatgggatactactcagccataaaaaagaatgacttgGAGGGTGTTGtgttaagtgaaatgagtcagacagagacaaatgctgtatgataccacatatatagaatctaaaaaaaaataccataaactagtgaatataacaaaaaagaggcAGACTCACCAATttaagagaacaaactggtggttaccagtggggagagggaaaagggagTGGCAATATAGGGGCAGGGGACTATGAGGTACAAATATTAGGCATAAAGTAAACTACAagtatatattgtacaacatggagaatatagcaaacattttataataactaaatggagtataacctttaaaacttaagaatcactatattgtatacctataatttatataatattacatgtcaactatacctcaacaacaaaaatataataaaagaaaaaaccctgCTAATTCCAAGGTTCCATCCCAGACAAAGGGATTCAGAATCTCTGGAAGTGGCACTGAGGCGTaagtggatttcttttttttttaactatttgtttatttttggctgtgctgggtcttcactgctgcatttGGGCTTTCTTtggttgcggtgagtggggaCCACTCTGGCGGTGGTTTCTCtcgctgcagtgcacaggctccagagcacgggcTAGTAGTTGGGACACACGCGctcagttgccccacggcatgtaggatcttcccggaccaggggttgaaccacatccccagcactggcaggcggactcttgaccactggaccaccaggaaagtcccataagTGGTTTTTATATGCATTTGAGGTGACTCTGATAAGGAACCAGGGCCGAAAACTGTGCCCTAAACTTAACCCTTACCCTTAACACTCTAAAGGTTACTTGGTTTCTCTCTAGAAGGGCTTCCTTGAGGATTTAGGGTCGATCATGCCTTTTTCCAGGGCTTCGAGAGATTGTATCCTCTAATGGCTGCTTGAAAGAGACTTTTAATTCAGCTATTTCTATGGCAACGTGAACAACTATGAAACCAAGACAATAGCTCTACAAGAAAATGACTGGAGACCAGAGCTTTTCCAGGATGGATGAATATGGAAGCCATCAAGACCCTCCGGCCTGGCCTGCCTTTCCAAACTGCTCTCTGCCTTTGCTGGGGGagccccagcctctgccccaACCTCTCCTTTTCCACCTCCTGAGGCGGATTGCCCAGCAGCTGGGGCTAAAGGTCGAGAGCTGAGCCACTAGCCTCCAAATATGCTCCCAGTTCAAGAGCAAAAATAGCTCAGTGTTCAGCCTCAGAGACTGCTTAGGGAACTTATTCATGATTTTTAAGTAAATGAGAAGAGAGCTCTACCTCAGGCAGCCAAATAGTtgatgatgttgttgttc
Protein-coding regions in this window:
- the NUDT16 gene encoding U8 snoRNA-decapping enzyme isoform X2 — protein: MAGMRRLELSEALHLGPGWRHACHALLYAPDPGLLFGRIPLRYAVLMQMRFDGRLGFPGGFVDLRDGSLEDGLNRELGEELGEAAGAFRVERADYRSSHAGSRPRVVAHFYTKLLTLEQLTAVEMGAPRARDHGLEVLGLVRVPLYTLRDGVGGLPAFLENTFIGNAREQLLEAVQNLGLLEPGSFARLKISTPP
- the NUDT16 gene encoding U8 snoRNA-decapping enzyme isoform X1 codes for the protein MAGMRRLELSEALHLGPGWRHACHALLYAPDPGLLFGRIPLRYAVLMQMRFDGRLGFPGGFVDLRDGSLEDGLNRELGEELGEAAGAFRVERADYRSSHAGSRPRVVAHFYTKLLTLEQLTAVEMGAPRARDHGLEVGPAQDPTPPPPAPEGLSQLFPRVVGVWVINYSQPGLPAKILLSLLFTGLCIVFLKLSHPNHSSATTL